In Pseudobdellovibrionaceae bacterium, the following proteins share a genomic window:
- a CDS encoding NAD(P)H-hydrate dehydratase: protein MRLATVAQSREIDELSQTVYGLPAEILMESAGATAARELDQSYYPDLKRGLLSVVCGPGNNGGDGLVLARHLHAAGHRDLIVFVLAPQESRSELFTRQLSRVDLAGIRHVNLCDHPEKMEQIRSSALIVDALFGIGLSRPIESDYLKLVEIMNSCRVPVVSLDCPSGLDCDTGVVKGQVIKADMTLSFGLAKPGFFVSDGPRHVGKLRILPIGFPYESLRGVATSHFAFTERLARRYLPRRLETSNKSDHGHLLVLAGREGMWGAGLLASSSAYRMGTGYVTWASFESPAENILESPEILTGKIDSEELWQKKITAAAVGPGLGVSRETADVIERLKGMDLPGVVLDADAITTCVQFELFPLPCNWVLTPHMGELARILKKDVVQLENNRFQSALEGSETAGCHVLLKGFRSVVANDGRCMVINAGNSALAKAGTGDVLTGMIGGFMAQGLEPLQATATAAYIHGRLADEWVRIGHDRRTLMASDLRDHLPSLIGRIAGGTLVL from the coding sequence ATGCGTCTTGCCACCGTAGCCCAGAGTCGGGAAATTGATGAACTCTCGCAAACGGTCTACGGCTTACCTGCTGAAATTTTGATGGAGTCGGCTGGAGCCACAGCGGCCCGCGAACTGGATCAGTCTTATTATCCGGATCTCAAGCGCGGATTATTAAGTGTGGTCTGTGGCCCGGGAAATAACGGGGGCGATGGTTTGGTCTTGGCCCGCCACCTTCATGCAGCTGGACATCGGGATTTGATTGTTTTTGTCTTGGCTCCTCAGGAGAGCCGCTCAGAGCTTTTTACCCGCCAACTGTCACGGGTGGACTTGGCAGGGATTCGTCATGTGAACCTCTGTGATCATCCGGAAAAGATGGAGCAAATCCGTTCCTCAGCCCTCATTGTGGATGCCCTGTTTGGTATCGGCCTGTCTCGACCGATAGAAAGTGATTACCTCAAACTTGTGGAGATCATGAATTCCTGTCGCGTACCGGTGGTGTCTTTGGACTGCCCCAGTGGTTTGGACTGTGACACAGGTGTGGTGAAGGGTCAGGTGATCAAGGCAGACATGACCTTGTCCTTTGGCTTGGCCAAGCCTGGTTTTTTTGTCTCCGATGGCCCCAGACATGTGGGAAAATTGAGAATTCTCCCTATCGGTTTTCCCTATGAGTCTCTGAGAGGGGTCGCCACCAGTCACTTTGCCTTTACCGAAAGGCTGGCGCGCCGCTATTTGCCGCGCCGGCTGGAAACCTCAAACAAGTCGGATCATGGGCATCTGCTGGTGTTAGCTGGGCGTGAGGGGATGTGGGGGGCTGGTCTCCTGGCCTCATCAAGTGCTTATCGGATGGGTACGGGATATGTGACTTGGGCCAGTTTCGAATCGCCGGCAGAGAATATTTTGGAATCCCCTGAGATTCTCACGGGCAAGATCGACTCAGAGGAACTGTGGCAAAAAAAGATTACTGCGGCAGCGGTGGGGCCAGGCTTAGGCGTCAGTCGTGAAACAGCAGATGTGATTGAGCGGCTTAAAGGCATGGATTTGCCCGGCGTGGTTTTGGATGCCGATGCCATCACCACTTGTGTTCAGTTTGAGTTGTTTCCTCTTCCCTGCAACTGGGTACTGACACCCCATATGGGCGAGCTGGCGCGGATTCTTAAAAAAGATGTGGTCCAACTGGAAAACAACCGTTTTCAATCCGCGCTTGAGGGCTCCGAGACAGCCGGATGTCATGTATTGCTAAAAGGCTTTCGCAGCGTGGTTGCCAATGATGGTCGCTGTATGGTGATCAATGCTGGAAACTCCGCCTTGGCCAAGGCCGGTACCGGAGACGTGCTCACCGGAATGATTGGTGGCTTTATGGCTCAGGGCCTGGAACCACTTCAGGCCACAGCCACGGCCGCCTACATTCACGGCCGCCTGGCCGACGAGTGGGTGCGCATTGGCCAT